A region of the Candidatus Limnocylindrales bacterium genome:
GCCCTGCCAAACGCCGAGGAAACGGAGAGCGATGCTGAGGATCACAAGAGACGACCGTGCTTTGCACTCGACGAGGCTGCACCTGGAAGGACGCCTGACCCGGCTCGAAGCCGAGGCTCTCGAGCAGGCCTGCGCCGAATGCCGGACGATCGAGCGCGATCTCGTCCTCGACCTGTCGGGAGTGCGCTTCGCCGACGAGACCGGCGCTGCGCTCCTTCGCCGGCTGCGCTCCCAGAACGCGGTGCTTGCCAATCCCACGCCGTTTCTCAGCGAGCTGCTTTCGGAGGAGGACGTATGAACGCTGCATCGACTGCCCGCGCTCGAGCCGCACGACGCGGCTCGCCGCCATCGACCGATGCCGACGTCTCGGTGGTCCCGTCGGACGCCGCCATGGTCGGCGCGGCGATTCGTGATGAGGCCAGCCTCGTGGCCCGCTTGCGAGACGGTGACCGCGACGCCTACGAGACGCTGGTGCGAAGCTGCGGCGGCCGCATGCTCGCGACCGCCCGCCGCATGCTCGGCGATGAGGAGGAGGCGCGCAACGTCGTGCAGGACGCTTTCCTGTCGGCGTACCGCTCCATCGGCCGCTTCGCCGGCGACTCGCAGCTCGCCACCTGGCTGCACCGCATCGTCATCAACGCCGCGCTGATGCGGCTGCGCGCGCGTCGGCGGCGGCCGGAAATATCGATCGAGGAGCTGCTACCGACATTCGACGGCGACGGCCTGCACCGCGACCGCTTCGAGCTGCCCGATGACAGAAGCGTCGATGCGGGCCGGGAGCTCGACCGAGCAGCGTTGCGGCAGCGAGTGCGCGACTGCATCGAGCTGCTCCCGCAAAGCTACCGAACGATCCTGATGCTGCGGGACATCGAAGAGATCTCCACCGAAGAGGTCGCCGAGATGCTCGGCCTGACACGCGAGAATGTGAAGACGCGGCTGCACCGCGCGCGTCAGGCGCTCAAGGCGCTCCTGGAGCGCGAGGGAGCGCTCCAGGATTGACGGGCGCAGCAGCGAAGCGCTGCCAGCTTACGGCTCCTGGCGCGCGAGCCCGAGCCACTTCTGCATCGCCGGCAGCGCCCACACATCATCCATGTACCGACGGCACACCTCGTCGACCCTCACCGCGTAGGTCGTGAAACGGGAGACCACCGGCGCGAACATCGCATCGGCGATCGAGAACTCGCCGAAGAGGAAGGGGCCTGCGCCGCCGTAGTCGCGCCGGCAGCCGCGCCAGATGTCCTGAACGCGACCCACGTCCGCGGCCACGTCCCCGGTCAGCTCGGCCAGCGGCGTCGTTGCGCGAAAATTCATCCACAGGACGTTGCGCATCGCGGAGAAGCTCGAGTGCATTTCGGCGCTGACCGAGCGGGCAATGGCCCGGGCAGCCTTGTCGCGTGGCCACAGGTGCCTGTCGCCGAAGGTTTCGGCGAGATGCTCGCAGATCGCCAGGGAGTCCCAGATCGTCAGACCGTCGTGCTCGAGGGCGGGCACATGACCCGACGGCGACCGCGCAAGAATGGCGGCCTTGACGGCCGGTGACTTCCGGTGCGGCCCTTCCAACTCGATGCGCACGGTCGCGAAGGGGATGCCGAACGTTTCCAGCACCAGCCACGGCCGCAGCGACCATGAGGAAAGATTGTAGTTCCCGATGACGAGCGTCAGCACCGGCGCTGCCTTGCACGATCCGCGTCCAAAGTCGCCCTCGCCTACGCGTCGTCGTGGACGGGAAGATTCAAGATCCGGTCCCGGCCAGGCGGGCGAGAGGTTGCGTGGGCCTGGAGGCGCGCAGGGGCCCGGCTCGATAGCCGCTGCCGGGGTCGAGCAGGATCGTGGTCATCGTGCCGGCAAGCTCGCCTGTCAGCGGAACCAGCAGGCGCTGCGCAAGCACCTCCCTGCCCTGCAGCAACGGCAACGTGAACCTGCGCGGCTCGGGATAGGTCACCTCCACGCATCCGTGATCGTTGCGAAGCGTCTCGACCAGCTGCGGCGTCACGGCCAGACGCAGCACCGCATCGGCCGCGTGCACGCTGTCTTCGACGGCTTGGAGCAGCGCAGCGGTGGACGCGTCCTGCACCGGCAGCGCACGCCGCTGGCCGCCCTCGTACACCACGACCTGCAGCTGACCGGCGGCCGTTGCGCGGCAGCCGGCCAGCGCCACGGCCGCTGCCATGAGGGCACGCAGCAGCCGCGGCGGTTTGCTCACGGCGCCGTCTCGACCTTGACGTCGTCGATCGTGATCGCCGAATCGAAGATGCTGTCGCCGACGTCGCTCGCCGCGAATCGCAGCGTCACCGGCTTGTTCGCGTTGGCCGGCAGCAGGTTGGTCAGGTCGAACGTCTCCGTGTTCCAGACCGTGCTCCAGACCTTGCAGTCGTTGCCGCCCGCGCCCACCGTACCTTCGCCATCGATCTCGCAGGGTGGTGCGCTCTGGTCGAAGAACAGCGAGGAGACGGCCACCGAACCGCACAGCGAATCGACGCGCTCGGCCAGGACCTCGCTCGGCCCGCCGGCGTGGCCGAGCGTGACGGTGAAGCGGTCATCGAAGCCGCGGAAGCACCATTCGATGAACTCCTCCGAGCTGAACATCCAGTCGAACGACAGGCTGGTGGCGTTGGCTGGCAGGCAGAACGTCTGCTCGATGCTACCGGAAGCGGTGGTGAAGCCGAGGCCCGTCGAGATCAGGCCCATGTAGCTGCCCTCGGTCGGATCGATGGGACCGAGACCGGAGACGACGCGACCGTCGCCGAAGGGAGTCCATCCGGTCAGGTCGCCCTTCTCGAAGTCGCCGTTGATGAGCTTGCCCGTGTACTCCACCGTCTCCGAGGAATGGTGGGTGAACGTCGCGAACGGCATCGTCGGATCGACCTTCGGCATGACCGGCGTGAACGCCTCCGTCGTATCCATCGCGCCCGTGACCAGGTTGGTGAAGAGCTGCGTGGCCACGTTCTGGGCGAAGTTGCTGTTCACCACGCGCGTGAACGCGTAGTAGTTGGACGCCCCCTTGCCGCGGAACGCCTGGGACATCGTGTTGTTGGCCGAGCTCTGGCACGAGCCGTTGTAGATGATCGAGTTGTCGAAGGTGCCCGACAGGCTCGAGATCTTGCCGGGACGGATCGCGAAGACGCCGCCCATCGTCGAGATGCGGCCGAGCGCCATGTCGACTCCGTGCGAGAGGATGGCCAGGGCGCTGGTGGCCTCGGTGG
Encoded here:
- a CDS encoding STAS domain-containing protein, which gives rise to MLRITRDDRALHSTRLHLEGRLTRLEAEALEQACAECRTIERDLVLDLSGVRFADETGAALLRRLRSQNAVLANPTPFLSELLSEEDV
- a CDS encoding sigma-70 family RNA polymerase sigma factor, with the translated sequence MNAASTARARAARRGSPPSTDADVSVVPSDAAMVGAAIRDEASLVARLRDGDRDAYETLVRSCGGRMLATARRMLGDEEEARNVVQDAFLSAYRSIGRFAGDSQLATWLHRIVINAALMRLRARRRRPEISIEELLPTFDGDGLHRDRFELPDDRSVDAGRELDRAALRQRVRDCIELLPQSYRTILMLRDIEEISTEEVAEMLGLTRENVKTRLHRARQALKALLEREGALQD
- a CDS encoding glutathione S-transferase family protein, whose translation is MLTLVIGNYNLSSWSLRPWLVLETFGIPFATVRIELEGPHRKSPAVKAAILARSPSGHVPALEHDGLTIWDSLAICEHLAETFGDRHLWPRDKAARAIARSVSAEMHSSFSAMRNVLWMNFRATTPLAELTGDVAADVGRVQDIWRGCRRDYGGAGPFLFGEFSIADAMFAPVVSRFTTYAVRVDEVCRRYMDDVWALPAMQKWLGLARQEP